In Aegilops tauschii subsp. strangulata cultivar AL8/78 chromosome 3, Aet v6.0, whole genome shotgun sequence, one genomic interval encodes:
- the LOC123497477 gene encoding uncharacterized protein encodes MEFWIAVGGHLHASLKGWGANQGRADKILRERLLAEIIVLDNQADTRPFSEQEWAHRYALEGQVEALLRAEEEYWRRRGGLKWTLKGDANTQYFHAYANGRRRKCSILRLQSEQGLLLQHSEITQHIYDFYISLMGTDEAQQARLSTEVWLPYQKVLHSENEELGLAFLPKEIDDALLSMKTDTAPGPDGWPVAMFKRFWPLLRGPIYEVCNGFMRGFVDIARLNYGVLSLIPKCQGRTTYASTDLSR; translated from the coding sequence ATGGAGTTTTGGATCGCTGTCGGGGGCCACCTCCACGCAAGCCTAAAGGGTTGGGGCGCGAACCAGGGGCGTGCTGACAAGATCCTCAGGGAGAGGCTTCTTGCTGAAATAATCGTCCTTGATAACCAAGCGGACACTCGTCCTTTCTCAGAGCAAGAATGGGCGCATCGATACGCCTTGGAAGGGCAAGTCGAAGCTCTGTTGCGGGCAGAGGAGGAATATTGGAGGCGCAGGGGTGGTCTCAAATGGACGCTCAAAGGAGACGCGAACACTCAGTATTTCCACGCGTACGCGAACGGCAGACGTAGGAAATGCTCAATTCTTAGGTTGCAGTCGGAGCAGGGGCTTCTTCTACAACACTCGGAAATCACCCAACATATCTACGACTTCTACATAAGTCTGATGGGGACCGACGAGGCACAACAAGCGCGCCTCAGCACGGAGGTGTGGCTCCCGTACCAAAAGGTACTACACAGTGAGAATGAAGAGCTGGGGCTCGCGTTTCTCCCTAAGGAGATTGATGACGCTCTCCTAAGCATGAAAACTGACACGGCTCCGGGGCCGGATGGGTGGCCGGTGGCGATGTTTAAGCGTTTTTGGCCATTGCTCCGCGGCCCCATTTACGAGGTGTGTAATGGCTTCATGCGTGGCTTTGTGGATATTGCTAGGTTAAACTACGGCGTCCTATCGCTTATCCCAAAGTGCCAGGGGCGGACAACATACGCCAGTACAGACCTATCGCGCTGA